A region from the Fundulus heteroclitus isolate FHET01 chromosome 22, MU-UCD_Fhet_4.1, whole genome shotgun sequence genome encodes:
- the LOC118557185 gene encoding thioredoxin domain-containing protein 2-like, whose protein sequence is MQVPESTMQVPESTIQVPESIMQVPESTIQVPESTIQVFESTMQISESTTQVPESTMQISESTIQVPESTIQVPESTMQISESTIQVPESTTQISESTMQIPEGTIQVPESTMQISESTIQVPESTI, encoded by the exons ATGCAGGTTCCTGAAAGCACTATGCAGGTCCCTGAAAGCACCATACAGGTCCCTGAAAGCATCATGCAG GTCCCTGAAAGCACCATACAGGTCCCTGAAAGCACCATACAGGTCTTTGAAAGCACCATGCAGATCTCTGAAAGCACCACGCAGGTCCCTGAAAGCACCATGCAGATCTCTGAAAGCACCATACAGGTCCCTGAAAGCACCATACAGGTCCCTGAAAGCACCATGCAGATCTCTGAAAGCACCATACAGGTCCCTGAAAGCACCACGCAGATCTCTGAAAGCACCATGCAGATCCCTGAAGGCACCATACAGGTCCCTGAAAGCACCATGCAGATCTCTGAAAGCACCATTCAGGTCCCTGAAAGCACCATATGA